The following proteins are co-located in the Nocardia bhagyanarayanae genome:
- a CDS encoding DUF1992 domain-containing protein, whose product MTERKPPDQTFESWIDKQVREATERGEFDNLRGAGRPLPGVGTQVDENWWLRSYLQREGIRADGMLPESLVLRRDVERIQETVAELDTEREVRAAIAELNQRVVRYVRVPTPPHVPVGPVDADTVVRRWRDERASASGAALSRRGATESTRRAPEPAPTSSAQSFAKQAAETSGRGVEESSTGPKRRWWQRFRR is encoded by the coding sequence ATGACCGAGCGCAAACCGCCGGATCAGACCTTCGAATCGTGGATCGACAAGCAGGTCCGCGAGGCCACCGAGCGCGGGGAATTCGACAATTTGCGCGGGGCGGGTCGGCCGCTACCCGGGGTCGGCACCCAGGTGGACGAGAACTGGTGGTTGCGCAGTTACTTGCAGCGCGAGGGGATTCGGGCCGACGGCATGTTGCCGGAATCGCTCGTTTTGCGCCGCGATGTGGAGCGCATCCAGGAGACGGTCGCCGAACTGGACACCGAGCGTGAGGTGCGCGCCGCGATCGCCGAACTCAATCAGCGGGTGGTCCGGTATGTGCGGGTGCCGACGCCGCCGCATGTGCCGGTTGGCCCTGTCGATGCCGACACGGTGGTGCGGCGGTGGCGGGACGAGCGTGCGTCCGCGTCGGGTGCAGCCCTATCGCGACGCGGAGCCACGGAGTCGACGCGCCGCGCGCCCGAACCCGCGCCCACATCCTCGGCGCAATCCTTCGCGAAGCAGGCAGCGGAAACCTCGGGGCGAGGTGTCGAGGAATCGTCCACCGGCCCGAAGCGCCGTTGGTGGCAGCGTTTCCGCCGCTGA
- the fadD11 gene encoding fatty acid--CoA ligase FadD11, which produces MTEPNTSCAAFQRVAAIDPDAVAVRSIGGEQSLTWRAYSEQVRAVAGGLSALGVGRGDTVALMMGNRVEFYPLEVGAQHTGATSFSVYNTLAPDQLRYVFTNAGNRVVICEEQYVERVRGCGAPIETIVCVDGAPEGTIGVDELMASAAEDFDFEATWRAVRPYDIVTLCYTSGTTGNPKGVEITHENLLFEARAFASVLPVEFGDRQTSYLPTAHMADRFTALYLQEVFGTQITAVPDRAQLPAALLDVRPTIWGAVPRVWEKFKAAIEFSVANEPDPTTKAALQWALDTARRKAEARLREEPLDPALAEEWARADAAVLSKLRAKLGLDQVKWAMSGAAPVPPETLGFFFGLGIPISEVWGMSELTCVASVSPPDQARLGTVGKLLPGLESSVTDDGEFLVRGPLVMRGYRKEPDKTTAALDDDGWLHTGDIITVDEDGYLKVVDRKKELIINSAGKNMSPANIENAIKAATPLVGSLAVIGDRRPFTTALIVLDAESAAPYAAQHGLPDSSAAALAADPGVITAIARGVAAGNAALSRVEQVKRFTILPVFWEPGGDEITLTMKLRRKPIAEKYAAEIEELYADRPDGSVHEPIEAQDTAVS; this is translated from the coding sequence ATGACCGAACCGAACACCTCCTGTGCCGCCTTCCAGCGTGTCGCCGCGATCGATCCGGACGCGGTCGCCGTCCGCTCGATCGGCGGGGAGCAAAGTCTGACGTGGCGTGCGTATTCCGAACAGGTCCGGGCCGTCGCGGGCGGGCTGAGCGCGCTCGGCGTGGGGCGCGGTGACACCGTGGCCCTGATGATGGGCAATCGCGTCGAGTTCTATCCGCTCGAGGTCGGCGCGCAGCACACCGGCGCCACGTCGTTCTCGGTGTACAACACCCTCGCGCCCGACCAGCTGCGGTACGTGTTCACCAACGCGGGCAACCGGGTGGTGATCTGCGAGGAGCAGTACGTCGAACGGGTCCGCGGCTGCGGCGCGCCGATCGAGACCATCGTGTGCGTCGACGGCGCGCCCGAGGGAACCATCGGTGTCGACGAGCTGATGGCCTCGGCCGCCGAGGATTTCGATTTCGAGGCGACCTGGCGTGCCGTGCGCCCGTACGACATCGTCACCCTCTGCTACACCTCCGGCACCACCGGCAACCCCAAGGGTGTGGAGATCACGCACGAGAATCTGCTGTTCGAAGCCCGTGCGTTCGCCTCGGTGCTGCCGGTCGAATTCGGCGACCGCCAAACCTCCTACCTGCCGACCGCGCACATGGCCGACCGGTTCACCGCGCTGTATCTGCAGGAGGTGTTCGGCACGCAGATCACCGCCGTCCCCGACCGCGCGCAGCTGCCCGCCGCGCTGCTCGACGTGCGCCCCACCATCTGGGGCGCGGTTCCGCGGGTGTGGGAGAAGTTCAAAGCGGCCATCGAGTTCTCTGTCGCCAACGAGCCCGATCCCACCACCAAGGCCGCCTTGCAGTGGGCGCTCGACACCGCCCGCCGCAAGGCCGAGGCCCGGCTGCGCGAGGAGCCGCTCGATCCCGCCCTCGCCGAGGAATGGGCGCGCGCCGATGCCGCGGTGTTGTCGAAGTTGCGCGCGAAACTCGGTCTGGACCAGGTGAAGTGGGCGATGTCGGGCGCCGCGCCGGTGCCGCCGGAGACGCTCGGGTTCTTCTTCGGGCTCGGTATCCCGATCTCCGAGGTGTGGGGGATGTCGGAGCTGACCTGCGTGGCCAGCGTGAGCCCGCCCGACCAGGCGCGCTTGGGCACCGTCGGCAAGCTGCTGCCCGGGCTGGAAAGCTCCGTCACCGACGATGGTGAGTTCCTGGTGCGCGGACCGCTGGTGATGCGCGGCTATCGCAAGGAACCCGACAAGACCACCGCCGCGCTCGACGACGACGGCTGGCTGCACACCGGCGACATCATCACCGTCGACGAGGACGGCTACCTGAAGGTGGTCGACCGCAAGAAGGAATTGATCATCAACTCGGCGGGCAAGAACATGTCGCCCGCCAATATCGAGAACGCCATCAAGGCGGCCACGCCGCTGGTCGGATCGCTGGCGGTGATCGGGGATCGGCGGCCGTTCACCACCGCGCTCATCGTGCTCGACGCCGAATCCGCGGCACCCTATGCCGCCCAGCACGGCCTGCCGGATTCCTCGGCCGCCGCACTCGCCGCCGACCCCGGTGTGATCACGGCGATCGCGCGCGGTGTCGCGGCGGGCAATGCGGCGCTGTCGCGTGTCGAGCAGGTCAAGCGGTTCACGATTCTGCCGGTCTTCTGGGAGCCGGGCGGCGACGAGATCACCCTGACGATGAAACTGCGCCGCAAGCCCATCGCCGAGAAGTACGCGGCCGAGATCGAAGAGCTCTATGCGGACCGACCGGATGGTTCGGTGCACGAGCCGATCGAGGCGCAGGACACCGCGGTGAGCTAG
- a CDS encoding multicopper oxidase domain-containing protein, translating into MRRDLMGEPSRRGFLAGGGALLGLGGAAVAARAGLSEAEPRTEQTGHGMYGAASHGGGANGPTFRIGSVVDHHANGFDPTDILRDFDYGTITKTGDGRTLREWEIASTDKELEVAPGVKFPAWVFNGRIPGPTLRCTEGDLLRITFTNGSQHPHTMHFHGIHPAEMDGTPGLGAGLIAPGQTAVYEFDAIPFGVHLYHCHVGPLAEHVARGMYGTFIVDPPQPRPAADELIMVQHGYNTTFDAEGNQLYAVNGIPFHYMHEPVRVKRGELVRIYLINVLEYDPINSFHIHGNFFDYYPTGTRLQPADYTDTIVQGQGQRGICELRFPYPGKFMFHAHKSEFAELGWMGFFEVT; encoded by the coding sequence ATGCGGCGTGACCTGATGGGGGAACCTTCGCGCCGCGGCTTTCTGGCCGGCGGCGGCGCGCTCCTGGGTCTGGGTGGCGCGGCGGTGGCAGCGCGAGCGGGTCTGTCCGAGGCCGAACCGCGCACGGAACAGACCGGTCACGGCATGTATGGGGCGGCCTCCCACGGCGGCGGGGCCAACGGACCCACCTTCCGCATCGGCTCGGTGGTCGACCACCACGCCAACGGATTCGATCCGACCGACATCCTGCGCGACTTCGACTACGGCACGATCACCAAGACCGGCGACGGTCGCACCCTGCGGGAATGGGAGATCGCCTCCACCGACAAGGAACTCGAGGTCGCGCCGGGCGTGAAGTTCCCGGCGTGGGTGTTCAACGGCCGCATCCCGGGACCGACCCTGCGCTGCACCGAAGGCGACCTGCTGCGCATCACCTTCACCAACGGTTCACAACACCCGCACACCATGCATTTCCACGGCATCCATCCCGCGGAGATGGACGGCACCCCCGGCCTCGGCGCCGGACTCATCGCGCCCGGACAGACCGCGGTGTACGAATTCGACGCCATCCCCTTCGGGGTGCACCTCTACCACTGCCACGTCGGGCCGCTGGCCGAGCACGTCGCCCGCGGCATGTACGGGACGTTCATCGTCGACCCGCCACAGCCGCGTCCGGCCGCCGACGAGCTGATCATGGTGCAGCACGGCTACAACACCACCTTCGACGCCGAAGGCAACCAGCTCTACGCCGTCAACGGCATCCCGTTCCACTACATGCACGAACCGGTGCGCGTGAAACGCGGTGAACTCGTGCGCATCTACCTGATCAACGTACTCGAGTACGACCCGATCAACAGCTTCCACATCCACGGCAACTTCTTCGACTACTACCCCACCGGCACCCGCCTGCAACCCGCCGACTACACCGACACCATCGTCCAGGGCCAAGGCCAACGTGGCATCTGCGAACTGCGGTTCCCCTACCCGGGGAAGTTCATGTTCCACGCGCACAAATCCGAGTTCGCCGAACTGGGGTGGATGGGATTCTTCGAGGTGACCTGA
- a CDS encoding ZIP family metal transporter encodes MSERTENPAPQKSQARTGWVSTVAVVLLLGLALAALAVVGGRSLPERIGPPVEEIAVEQVRMSPGRIDLTVRNAGPDPVRVAQVFVNDAFVDVRGGEQPIAPRRSTVLTLDYPWQEGQPYLVSMLTSTGLVIEHEIAAAVETPTGGRDLFAVMALLGAYVGIIPVVLGMLLLPVLRRIGKGAMCFLLAVTVGLLLFLAVDAVFEGLELGERSGGAFGGISLLALGAILAFLALTLVDRWLHHRAHAAGERGGTRLALMIAIGIGLHNLGEGLAIGSAYALGQLALGAALVIGFALHNTTEGLAIVSPLLASARPGVLRLLGLGLIAGAPAIAGAVLGAGVDNAELSLFLLGLGVGAIGQVVVQIAPALRGGEEREPGPVAAMDTTAVLGVAVGVAVMYATGLLVVA; translated from the coding sequence ATGAGCGAGCGCACCGAAAATCCCGCACCGCAGAAGTCCCAGGCCCGCACCGGGTGGGTTTCGACCGTGGCGGTGGTTCTGCTGCTGGGGCTGGCGCTGGCGGCGCTGGCCGTGGTCGGCGGGCGTTCGTTGCCCGAGCGGATCGGTCCACCGGTGGAAGAGATCGCGGTCGAACAGGTTCGGATGTCGCCGGGCCGCATCGACCTCACCGTGCGCAACGCCGGACCCGATCCGGTGCGGGTGGCGCAGGTGTTCGTCAACGACGCGTTCGTCGACGTCCGGGGCGGCGAGCAACCGATCGCACCGCGCCGCAGCACCGTGCTCACCCTGGACTATCCCTGGCAGGAAGGCCAGCCGTATCTGGTCTCCATGCTGACCTCCACAGGACTCGTCATCGAACACGAGATCGCCGCCGCCGTCGAAACGCCCACCGGCGGGCGCGACCTGTTCGCGGTGATGGCACTGCTCGGCGCCTACGTGGGCATCATCCCGGTCGTGCTCGGCATGCTGCTGCTTCCCGTACTGCGGCGAATCGGCAAGGGCGCCATGTGTTTCCTGCTCGCGGTCACCGTCGGGCTGTTGTTGTTCCTCGCCGTCGACGCCGTGTTCGAAGGGCTCGAGCTCGGCGAGCGTTCCGGCGGCGCGTTCGGCGGGATCAGCCTGCTTGCACTCGGCGCGATTCTCGCCTTCCTCGCGCTCACCCTCGTCGACCGCTGGCTCCACCACCGCGCCCACGCCGCGGGCGAACGCGGCGGCACGCGGCTGGCGCTGATGATCGCCATCGGCATCGGACTGCACAACCTCGGCGAGGGCCTGGCCATCGGATCCGCCTACGCGCTGGGCCAACTCGCGCTCGGCGCGGCGCTGGTCATCGGGTTCGCGTTGCACAACACGACCGAAGGGTTGGCGATCGTCAGCCCGCTGCTGGCGTCGGCTCGGCCGGGGGTGCTACGGCTGCTCGGGCTCGGACTCATCGCGGGCGCACCGGCGATCGCGGGCGCGGTGCTCGGCGCGGGGGTCGACAACGCCGAGTTGTCGCTGTTCTTGCTGGGACTCGGGGTGGGGGCGATCGGACAGGTCGTCGTGCAGATCGCGCCCGCGTTGCGAGGCGGCGAGGAACGCGAGCCGGGGCCGGTGGCGGCGATGGACACGACCGCGGTGCTCGGCGTCGCGGTGGGGGTGGCGGTGATGTACGCGACGGGGTTGTTGGTGGTGGCCTGA
- a CDS encoding MBL fold metallo-hydrolase has translation MRLEPVGDAGDARTVAARRRFFGDAADPETGAVRGDRVVLSWVGCTTYALALGGSVFLLDAWVPRVTSSGYVPATPQELADLRPTAIFIGHGHFDHAGDAGAIAEAGGATVYGTAEHCAAIRAQVPESTFPTEALGDAHTPIGQRHEVTVGAVAVTAVRHLHSARTPEDPADEARRFFPRPEPGPILRHRPTLTDLRQTLPRLLDPEGGVLLYQFRIPGFTLTWHDSAGPLTEKAPEVFDVLAGLPSTDVHIGAVQGYNQITNGLRDPRKYVEALGPSLFVPSHHDNWLPGLTASAATYDAPLRAELARLAPGRRPELRTMHDPTDYLSPDRLTFAL, from the coding sequence ATGCGGTTGGAACCGGTGGGCGACGCGGGGGACGCGCGGACAGTGGCGGCGCGTCGGCGTTTCTTCGGCGATGCGGCCGATCCCGAGACGGGCGCGGTGCGCGGCGATCGCGTGGTGCTGTCGTGGGTCGGTTGCACGACTTACGCGCTCGCGCTCGGCGGTTCGGTGTTCCTGCTCGACGCGTGGGTGCCCCGGGTGACCAGTTCGGGTTATGTACCCGCGACACCGCAGGAACTGGCGGACCTGCGGCCGACGGCGATCTTCATCGGGCACGGCCATTTCGACCACGCCGGTGACGCGGGCGCGATCGCCGAGGCCGGCGGCGCGACGGTCTACGGCACGGCCGAGCACTGCGCCGCCATCCGCGCCCAGGTCCCCGAATCCACGTTCCCGACGGAGGCGCTCGGTGACGCGCACACGCCCATCGGGCAGCGCCACGAGGTCACTGTCGGCGCCGTCGCGGTCACCGCGGTGCGGCACTTGCATTCGGCGCGAACCCCTGAGGACCCGGCCGACGAGGCACGGCGCTTCTTCCCGCGTCCGGAGCCGGGACCGATCCTGCGCCACCGTCCGACGCTCACCGATCTGCGCCAGACGTTGCCGCGCCTGCTGGATCCGGAGGGCGGTGTGCTGCTCTACCAATTCCGGATCCCCGGTTTCACGCTCACTTGGCACGATTCCGCGGGTCCGCTCACGGAGAAGGCGCCCGAGGTGTTCGACGTGCTGGCGGGATTGCCGTCCACGGATGTGCACATCGGCGCGGTGCAGGGCTACAACCAGATCACCAACGGTCTGCGCGATCCGCGCAAGTACGTCGAGGCGCTGGGCCCGTCGCTGTTCGTCCCGTCCCACCACGACAATTGGCTGCCGGGCCTGACGGCCAGCGCCGCCACCTACGACGCCCCGCTGCGCGCCGAACTCGCCCGCCTCGCTCCCGGCCGCCGTCCGGAACTGCGCACGATGCACGACCCCACCGACTACCTGAGCCCGGACCGCCTGACCTTCGCACTCTGA
- the mshC gene encoding cysteine--1-D-myo-inosityl 2-amino-2-deoxy-alpha-D-glucopyranoside ligase — protein MQSWSDTALPTVPGAGPPLRLYDTADARVRPVTPGATATMYVCGITPYDATHLGHAATYLTFDLVNRLWRDAGHDVHYVQNVTDVDDPLFERAARDGVDWRDLGTREIELFRSDMQALRIVPPREYVGAIESVDEVVEFVQKLLASGAAYVVDDAEYPDIYFRADANEQFGYESGYDRATMDRLFAERGGDPDRPGKRDTIDALLWRAARPGEPSWPAPFGAGRPGWHIECSAIALNRLGPEFDIQGGGSDLIYPHHEYSAAHAESLIAGRRFARHYVHAGLIGLDGEKMSKSKGNLVLVSKLRNSGVDPAAIRLGLFAGHYRQDRMWTDAVLTDAQARLARWRSATALASGPVADDTIARLRQHLADDLDTPKALAAVDNWVSQALEYGGPDTAAPGLVKTAVDALLGVEL, from the coding sequence ATGCAGTCCTGGTCCGATACCGCCCTACCGACCGTCCCCGGAGCAGGGCCGCCGTTGCGGTTGTACGACACCGCCGACGCGCGGGTGCGGCCGGTCACCCCCGGCGCCACCGCCACCATGTACGTCTGCGGGATCACCCCCTACGACGCCACCCACCTCGGACACGCCGCCACCTACCTGACCTTCGACTTGGTCAACCGGCTGTGGCGCGACGCGGGCCACGACGTGCACTACGTGCAGAACGTCACCGACGTCGACGATCCGCTGTTCGAGCGCGCCGCCCGCGACGGCGTGGACTGGCGCGATCTCGGTACCCGCGAGATCGAACTGTTCCGCTCGGACATGCAGGCGCTGCGCATCGTGCCGCCGCGCGAGTACGTGGGCGCCATCGAGTCGGTGGACGAGGTCGTCGAGTTCGTCCAGAAATTGCTCGCCTCGGGCGCCGCGTACGTCGTCGACGACGCGGAGTACCCCGACATCTACTTCCGCGCGGACGCCAACGAACAGTTCGGCTACGAGTCCGGCTACGACCGCGCGACCATGGACCGGCTGTTCGCCGAACGCGGCGGCGATCCGGACCGCCCCGGCAAACGCGACACCATCGACGCGCTGCTGTGGCGCGCCGCCCGTCCCGGCGAGCCGTCCTGGCCCGCCCCGTTCGGTGCGGGCCGGCCGGGCTGGCACATCGAGTGTTCGGCGATCGCGCTCAACCGCCTCGGCCCGGAGTTCGACATCCAGGGCGGCGGCAGTGACCTGATCTACCCGCACCACGAGTACTCCGCCGCGCATGCCGAGTCGCTGATCGCGGGCCGCCGTTTCGCCCGCCACTACGTGCACGCCGGGCTGATCGGCCTGGACGGCGAGAAGATGTCGAAGTCCAAGGGCAACCTGGTGCTGGTCTCCAAGCTGCGCAACTCCGGTGTCGACCCGGCCGCCATCCGACTGGGTCTGTTCGCCGGACACTACCGGCAGGACCGCATGTGGACCGACGCGGTCCTCACCGACGCCCAGGCGCGCCTGGCCCGCTGGCGCAGCGCCACCGCCCTGGCTTCCGGCCCCGTCGCCGACGACACGATCGCCCGCCTGCGCCAGCATTTGGCCGACGACCTCGACACCCCCAAAGCCCTTGCCGCCGTGGACAACTGGGTCTCTCAGGCGCTCGAATACGGTGGCCCCGACACCGCGGCGCCGGGCTTGGTCAAGACGGCCGTCGACGCGCTGCTCGGCGTCGAGCTGTAG
- a CDS encoding aldo/keto reductase, producing MLRYRLFGNTGLRVSEIILGTMLFDEPARARDIVDAFADAGGNALDTASAYGDSEDILGEILDKRRDRFVLGTKYTLSRDRDDVNGAGNHRKNLMLSLERSLRRLRTDYVDIFWVHVWDRHTPLEETVRALDDAVTAGKVRYLGISDAPAWVVARANTLAQWRDRTPFAGLQVPYNLLERDIERELLPMAEAFGMSVTVWAPLAAGKLSGATGRRVDPAALTERERAAADAVAQVAAELGARPAQVALAWTRHKSRAVLPLVGASSVEQLTENLAAAELTLPKDAVHRLEAAAPFARGFPADFIAESEPHPFVFGAAATRVDGRGSAVL from the coding sequence ATGCTTCGCTATCGACTGTTCGGCAACACCGGCCTTCGTGTCTCCGAAATCATCCTCGGCACAATGCTTTTCGACGAACCGGCGCGGGCGCGTGACATCGTCGACGCGTTTGCCGACGCGGGCGGCAACGCGCTCGACACGGCCTCCGCGTACGGCGACAGCGAGGACATCCTCGGCGAGATTCTCGACAAACGACGCGACCGTTTCGTGCTCGGCACCAAGTACACCCTCAGCCGCGACCGCGACGACGTGAACGGCGCGGGCAACCACCGCAAGAACCTGATGCTCTCGCTGGAGCGCAGCCTGCGGCGGTTGCGCACCGACTACGTCGACATCTTCTGGGTGCACGTGTGGGACAGGCACACCCCGCTGGAGGAAACCGTGCGCGCCCTCGACGACGCGGTGACCGCGGGCAAGGTGCGCTACCTCGGAATCTCGGACGCGCCCGCTTGGGTCGTCGCCCGCGCCAACACGCTCGCGCAGTGGCGGGATCGCACGCCGTTCGCGGGGCTCCAGGTGCCCTACAACCTGCTCGAGCGCGATATCGAACGGGAACTGCTGCCGATGGCGGAGGCGTTCGGGATGAGCGTCACCGTGTGGGCGCCGCTGGCCGCGGGCAAACTGTCCGGCGCGACCGGTAGACGCGTCGACCCTGCCGCGCTCACCGAACGCGAGCGTGCCGCCGCCGACGCGGTCGCCCAGGTGGCCGCCGAGCTCGGCGCGCGGCCCGCGCAGGTGGCGCTGGCGTGGACCAGGCACAAGTCGCGCGCGGTGCTGCCGCTGGTCGGCGCGAGCAGCGTCGAGCAACTCACCGAGAATCTCGCCGCCGCCGAGCTGACGTTGCCCAAGGACGCGGTGCACCGGTTGGAAGCCGCCGCGCCGTTCGCGCGCGGGTTCCCCGCCGACTTCATCGCCGAGTCCGAACCGCATCCGTTCGTCTTCGGCGCCGCGGCGACGCGGGTGGACGGGCGTGGCAGCGCAGTGCTGTAG
- a CDS encoding LLM class flavin-dependent oxidoreductase produces MTVLGAIALPQLPPERLPEIAEAAEQSGLAELWLWEDCFWAAGSACAATVLANTERLRVGIGVLPVPLRNVALTAMELAAVLRMHPGRLIPGIGHGVQDWMGQVGARVDSPLTLLREQLTALRALLHGETVDASGAYVHLDRVALDWPPHTPPSLAAGASGPRTLRLSGELADATVLTSATTPDGIRAARELIDEGRAKAGRTEPHRVIVYLLAATGRDAAERLAATRRRTGLPDAVGVAGDAQAIADAVHRWSAAGADTVVLEPTPDEPDPLAFVRFAGEQVRPLVE; encoded by the coding sequence GTGACGGTACTCGGCGCCATCGCGCTGCCCCAGCTCCCGCCCGAACGGCTGCCCGAGATCGCCGAGGCCGCCGAACAGAGCGGCCTGGCCGAATTGTGGCTCTGGGAGGACTGTTTCTGGGCCGCGGGCAGCGCGTGCGCGGCCACCGTGCTCGCCAACACCGAACGACTACGTGTCGGAATCGGGGTGCTGCCGGTGCCGCTGCGCAACGTGGCGCTCACCGCGATGGAGCTCGCGGCGGTGCTGCGGATGCACCCAGGCCGGTTGATCCCCGGCATCGGGCACGGCGTGCAGGACTGGATGGGGCAGGTCGGCGCCCGCGTCGACTCCCCGCTGACCCTCCTGCGCGAACAGCTCACCGCTCTGCGCGCCTTGCTGCACGGCGAAACGGTCGACGCGTCGGGCGCCTACGTCCACCTGGATCGAGTCGCGCTGGACTGGCCGCCGCACACGCCCCCGTCGCTCGCCGCGGGCGCGAGCGGGCCGCGAACCCTACGGCTGTCCGGCGAGCTGGCCGACGCCACCGTCCTCACCAGCGCCACCACGCCCGACGGCATCCGCGCCGCCCGCGAACTCATCGACGAAGGGCGCGCGAAAGCCGGACGCACCGAACCGCACCGCGTGATCGTCTACCTGCTCGCCGCCACCGGACGCGACGCGGCCGAACGCCTCGCCGCCACCCGTCGACGCACCGGTCTGCCCGACGCCGTCGGAGTCGCGGGCGACGCTCAGGCCATCGCCGACGCGGTCCACCGATGGTCGGCGGCGGGCGCCGACACCGTCGTCCTGGAACCCACACCGGACGAGCCGGATCCGCTGGCCTTCGTCCGCTTCGCGGGCGAACAGGTGCGCCCGCTGGTCGAGTGA
- a CDS encoding SCO1664 family protein has protein sequence MARVDEGFASGELSVIGRIRTASNVTLVCDVVDSEVDGRPLRVVYKPVRGERPLWDFPDGTLAGREVASYLISDALGWGVIPETILREGPYGPGMVQRWVDAIDNHTERGNRLDLVDLCPPGAVPDGFCEVLRALDGEGNEVSLIHADDPRLRRMAVLDVLLNNADRKGGHALEGVDGQVYGVDHGICLHSEHKLRTVLWGWAGRPIGDDLVADIAAFAAALPGELADALAAHITDAEIDALAGRTKELLDQPVMPVPRTSRPIPWPAF, from the coding sequence GTGGCGCGGGTCGACGAAGGGTTCGCCAGCGGTGAGCTGAGTGTGATCGGGCGGATACGCACCGCGAGCAATGTGACGCTGGTCTGCGATGTGGTCGACTCGGAGGTCGATGGTAGACCACTGCGCGTGGTGTACAAGCCGGTGCGCGGGGAGCGGCCGCTGTGGGATTTCCCCGACGGCACCCTCGCCGGGCGCGAGGTGGCGTCGTATCTGATCTCCGACGCCCTCGGCTGGGGCGTCATCCCGGAAACGATTCTGCGCGAGGGTCCGTACGGTCCCGGCATGGTGCAGCGCTGGGTGGACGCGATCGACAACCACACCGAACGCGGCAATCGCCTGGACTTGGTCGACCTGTGCCCGCCGGGCGCGGTGCCCGACGGTTTCTGCGAGGTGCTGCGCGCGCTGGACGGTGAGGGCAACGAGGTCTCCCTCATTCACGCCGACGACCCGCGTCTGCGGCGCATGGCGGTGCTCGACGTCCTGCTCAACAACGCCGACCGTAAGGGCGGACACGCGCTGGAAGGCGTCGACGGTCAGGTGTACGGCGTCGACCACGGTATCTGCCTGCACAGTGAGCACAAGTTGCGCACGGTGCTGTGGGGTTGGGCCGGTCGGCCGATCGGCGACGACCTGGTCGCCGACATCGCGGCCTTCGCGGCCGCCCTTCCCGGCGAGCTCGCCGACGCGCTCGCCGCGCACATCACCGACGCGGAGATCGATGCGCTCGCGGGCCGGACCAAGGAGTTGCTGGATCAGCCGGTGATGCCGGTGCCGCGGACGTCGCGGCCGATTCCGTGGCCGGCGTTCTGA